The following coding sequences are from one Lysinibacillus sp. FSL W8-0992 window:
- a CDS encoding YebC/PmpR family DNA-binding transcriptional regulator — MGRKWNNIKEKKASKDQSTSRVNAKFGREIYVAAKSGEPDPESNRALKVVLERAKTYSVPKHIIEKAIEKAKGGGDESFDELRYEGFGPAGTMLIVDALTNNVNRTASDVRAAFGKNNGNMGVSGSVAYMFDSTAVIGLEGKTADEVLEILMEADVDARDILEEDETVIVYAEPDQFFAAQEALKAAGVQEFTVAELSMLPQTEVALTGDDVAKFEKLIDALEELDDVQNVYHNADLGE, encoded by the coding sequence ATGGGTCGTAAGTGGAACAATATTAAAGAAAAGAAGGCGTCAAAAGACCAAAGCACAAGTCGAGTGAATGCAAAATTCGGTCGTGAAATTTATGTAGCAGCAAAATCAGGCGAACCAGATCCTGAATCAAATCGCGCTCTTAAAGTTGTTCTTGAACGTGCTAAAACTTACAGTGTTCCTAAACATATTATTGAAAAAGCAATCGAAAAAGCGAAGGGTGGCGGCGATGAAAGCTTCGATGAACTACGCTACGAAGGTTTCGGACCAGCTGGAACAATGCTAATCGTTGATGCTTTAACAAACAATGTTAACCGTACAGCTTCTGATGTACGTGCGGCATTTGGTAAAAACAACGGTAACATGGGCGTAAGTGGTTCTGTAGCTTATATGTTTGATTCAACTGCAGTTATTGGTTTAGAGGGCAAGACTGCCGATGAAGTTCTTGAAATTTTAATGGAAGCAGATGTCGATGCACGTGATATTCTTGAAGAAGATGAGACAGTCATTGTTTATGCGGAACCAGACCAATTCTTTGCTGCACAAGAAGCACTGAAGGCGGCGGGCGTTCAAGAATTCACTGTTGCTGAGCTTTCTATGCTACCTCAAACAGAAGTTGCATTAACAGGTGATGATGTAGCGAAATTTGAAAAATTAATTGATGCATTAGAAGAATTAGATGATGTACAAAACGTTTACCATAACGCAGATTTAGGTGAATAA
- a CDS encoding low molecular weight protein-tyrosine-phosphatase, whose protein sequence is MINVLFVCLGNICRSPMAEAVMRDLIKKEKLHDKIKVDSAATSSWHIGEPPHRGTQDKLREYGISTTGMQSRQLHKQDFDQFDYIIGMDENNIRNIYTMLGNPDSPKIFRFLDLTDHRMDVPDPYYTEDFQETYDLVLEGCRALLEKIKQEQKL, encoded by the coding sequence ATGATTAATGTACTTTTTGTTTGCCTAGGGAATATATGTCGCTCTCCAATGGCTGAGGCAGTTATGCGAGATTTAATAAAAAAAGAGAAGTTGCATGACAAAATAAAAGTAGATTCGGCTGCAACAAGCTCTTGGCATATTGGCGAGCCTCCACATCGAGGTACACAAGACAAGTTGCGAGAATATGGTATTTCGACGACAGGAATGCAAAGTAGACAACTACATAAGCAAGATTTTGACCAATTCGATTACATTATTGGAATGGATGAAAATAATATTCGTAACATTTACACGATGCTTGGAAATCCCGATTCTCCAAAAATTTTTCGTTTTTTAGATTTAACGGACCATCGGATGGATGTACCTGATCCATACTATACAGAGGATTTTCAGGAAACTTATGATTTAGTGCTAGAAGGCTGTCGGGCTTTATTAGAAAAAATTAAGCAAGAGCAAAAGCTATGA
- a CDS encoding ABC transporter substrate-binding protein — MKKLFKFQWLTVLMLALVLAGCGTANETKKDDTSKTGQQAEQTGYKVTDDRDVEVAFDAVPKTVVSLQPSNTEVLFALGVGDKVVGATEYDTYPEEAKKIERVSDSVTFNSEKIVALKPDVVIAYYTGNDETLDALKGLEDAGVKVFVIKSAASFEDVFGDIQQIAEVMGVQDKGEQLNKDIKAKIADVQAKVKTVETPKNVYLEISPKPDIYTTAAGTFQQEILDAANVNNVFGDQTGWVKVSEEDVIAKNPQVILTTVNYVEDSVGEILGRDGWNTITAIQDKAVNYIDTDISNRPGPRIGEAVEMVAKAVYPELFK, encoded by the coding sequence GTGAAGAAACTATTTAAATTCCAATGGCTTACAGTGTTAATGTTAGCACTTGTATTGGCAGGTTGCGGCACAGCAAATGAAACTAAAAAGGACGATACATCGAAAACAGGACAACAAGCTGAGCAAACAGGCTACAAAGTGACAGATGATCGCGATGTAGAAGTAGCATTTGATGCAGTACCAAAAACGGTTGTGTCATTACAACCGAGTAACACTGAAGTTCTATTTGCACTAGGTGTTGGCGATAAAGTAGTTGGGGCAACTGAATATGATACGTACCCAGAAGAAGCAAAAAAAATCGAACGAGTGTCAGATTCCGTAACATTCAATAGCGAGAAAATTGTAGCGTTAAAGCCAGATGTTGTAATTGCTTATTACACAGGTAATGACGAGACACTAGATGCCCTTAAAGGTCTTGAAGATGCAGGCGTGAAAGTATTTGTTATTAAATCAGCCGCATCATTTGAAGATGTTTTTGGAGATATTCAACAAATCGCTGAAGTGATGGGTGTTCAAGATAAAGGTGAGCAATTAAACAAAGATATTAAAGCGAAAATTGCGGATGTGCAAGCAAAAGTAAAAACTGTAGAAACACCGAAAAATGTTTATTTAGAAATTAGCCCTAAGCCAGATATTTATACAACAGCAGCTGGTACTTTCCAACAAGAGATTCTTGATGCAGCGAATGTGAACAATGTATTTGGTGATCAAACAGGATGGGTAAAAGTTTCTGAGGAAGATGTTATCGCGAAAAATCCTCAAGTTATTTTAACAACAGTAAACTATGTAGAAGACTCAGTAGGCGAAATTCTTGGGCGTGATGGATGGAATACAATTACTGCTATTCAAGATAAAGCAGTAAATTATATTGATACTGATATTTCCAATCGTCCAGGTCCACGTATTGGTGAAGCTGTTGAGATGGTAGCAAAAGCAGTATATCCCGAATTATTTAAATAA
- a CDS encoding ABC1 kinase family protein, whose protein sequence is MIYLKLLIQIIFVAGIIYFVSGRLIGSNINFVRRVLSVVISVTLTSFVYWYSYLRHRDFLSESMMQTVTEVSTLIWIGSMLLISMLLYLVFELFDPIGIKGGERRNGQKSILLRLRSYWRQQKRLRQVLKIAVTNGIVQTIKYARQRENEKELAVALRTTLEQCGGIFIKFGQVLSTRKELFSPIIIDELKHLQQSVKPLPQEQVTKILEESLPMSVDDVFTNFQMEPLAAASIGQVHKARLKNYEEVVVKLLRPEVKGIMRDDLDILEEFANWFANKSTWAESLGFRELAGAFADGLREEIHLDIEVRNTLQVTNALAKSEYKVRIPKIYTEFCDEDIIVMEYVRGKSVAEGSSEFRRLNIDRRQFARTILYSFFEQMLFSGIFHADPHPGNIYIDETDGGPILLDFGAVGRLGATQQEGLKLFLLGIQQNDSSILYDGLMLLVENKDYADRGRVEQAMDQILLKISYVDRIPTEELIHSLFTVVRDFGLAFYPSVGLALRSLVTLDGTLRVIDSQFDIFTEAKDFSASYMRAAFLRPFKEPMATKDRVQEELSMLIPTLRKMPRRIDQLIQRVESGKIILHHDIFSDDHNSRFITQLFARFVLLLVGITFGIISVALLAISQFIHESYAVYLNTAAYLGLFLCAILLVRLSIQALRSMR, encoded by the coding sequence TTGATTTACTTGAAGTTACTTATTCAAATTATATTTGTTGCAGGAATTATTTATTTTGTTAGTGGTCGTTTAATAGGCTCAAATATTAACTTTGTACGAAGAGTACTGTCTGTTGTTATTAGTGTTACGCTTACGTCCTTTGTTTATTGGTACTCCTATTTGCGTCATCGAGATTTTTTATCGGAGTCGATGATGCAAACCGTTACCGAGGTAAGTACGCTTATTTGGATAGGTAGTATGTTGCTTATCTCGATGCTACTCTATCTCGTATTCGAACTGTTTGATCCAATAGGGATTAAAGGTGGAGAGCGCCGTAATGGGCAAAAATCAATATTGTTGAGATTGCGCAGCTACTGGCGTCAGCAGAAGAGATTGCGTCAGGTGCTAAAAATAGCAGTAACAAATGGTATAGTGCAAACGATTAAATATGCAAGGCAGCGGGAAAATGAGAAGGAGCTTGCTGTTGCATTACGTACAACTTTGGAGCAATGTGGCGGGATATTCATTAAATTCGGGCAAGTACTTTCAACGCGCAAAGAATTATTTTCTCCTATTATTATAGATGAGTTGAAACATTTACAGCAAAGTGTAAAGCCTTTACCTCAAGAGCAAGTTACAAAGATTTTAGAGGAATCCCTTCCAATGTCTGTAGATGATGTATTTACAAACTTTCAAATGGAGCCATTGGCAGCAGCTTCTATTGGACAAGTACATAAGGCACGACTGAAAAACTATGAAGAAGTCGTAGTCAAGCTATTGCGTCCAGAAGTAAAAGGAATTATGCGTGATGATCTTGATATTTTAGAGGAATTTGCAAATTGGTTTGCAAACAAGTCTACTTGGGCAGAGTCTTTAGGCTTCCGAGAATTAGCGGGAGCATTTGCAGATGGCTTAAGGGAAGAAATTCATTTAGATATTGAAGTACGCAATACTTTACAGGTAACGAATGCTCTTGCCAAAAGTGAATATAAAGTACGTATACCTAAAATATATACAGAGTTTTGCGATGAAGACATCATTGTAATGGAATACGTTCGTGGTAAAAGTGTGGCTGAGGGTTCATCTGAATTTAGACGATTGAATATTGATCGCAGACAATTTGCACGAACAATTTTGTATTCCTTTTTTGAACAAATGTTATTTTCAGGAATATTTCATGCAGATCCGCACCCAGGAAATATTTATATTGATGAGACAGATGGGGGACCAATTCTCCTCGATTTCGGAGCGGTGGGACGCTTAGGAGCTACTCAACAAGAGGGATTAAAGTTATTTTTATTAGGTATTCAACAAAATGATTCCAGTATTTTATACGATGGCTTAATGTTGCTAGTAGAAAATAAGGACTATGCGGATCGTGGTAGGGTAGAACAGGCAATGGACCAAATATTACTCAAAATATCCTATGTAGATCGTATTCCAACTGAAGAATTGATACATTCGTTGTTTACTGTCGTACGGGATTTTGGCCTTGCGTTTTATCCTTCTGTTGGTTTAGCGCTTCGATCATTAGTAACATTAGATGGGACATTACGTGTAATTGATTCGCAATTTGATATTTTTACAGAAGCTAAAGATTTTTCCGCATCTTATATGAGAGCTGCATTTTTAAGACCATTTAAAGAACCGATGGCGACAAAAGATCGAGTGCAGGAAGAACTGTCGATGCTGATTCCTACTTTACGAAAAATGCCAAGACGTATCGATCAGCTTATTCAAAGAGTAGAAAGCGGAAAAATTATATTGCATCATGATATTTTTTCAGATGACCATAACTCACGTTTCATTACCCAGCTATTTGCACGTTTTGTTTTATTACTTGTCGGCATTACATTTGGTATTATCTCGGTCGCACTACTAGCAATTTCTCAATTCATTCATGAGTCGTATGCAGTGTATTTGAATACTGCCGCTTATCTAGGGTTGTTCTTATGTGCAATTTTATTAGTAAGACTATCTATTCAAGCGCTACGCTCAATGAGGTAG
- a CDS encoding tyrosine-protein phosphatase, which yields MTQFDMKVIPFEAVLNFRDMGGYKTRDGRVVKNGLLYRSAALGKMTPADKERFEALGVKTIFDYRDQQEAQNNPNPTFKGAKYIQIPAKGNHAFEMPTNTGGHNFYKVVSPEMFRDFYAQMPFNNASFKKLMSTIQNPDNLGLVHHCAVGKDRTGIGGALILLALDVPEETIMQDYLDTNIYLRPMVERMAQAIQNTFNDQELQQFHALMSAREDYLQAAFDAIDSRYGSKTVFLEQEFGLTTEKRQQLQENCLC from the coding sequence ATGACACAGTTTGACATGAAGGTTATTCCGTTTGAGGCAGTCTTAAATTTCCGCGATATGGGTGGCTATAAGACGCGAGATGGCAGAGTGGTTAAGAATGGATTGCTATATCGTTCGGCTGCACTAGGTAAGATGACACCGGCGGATAAGGAGCGCTTTGAAGCACTAGGAGTAAAAACAATTTTCGATTACCGAGATCAACAAGAGGCTCAAAATAATCCTAACCCCACATTCAAGGGAGCAAAGTATATTCAAATTCCTGCAAAAGGCAACCACGCATTTGAGATGCCGACAAATACCGGCGGCCACAATTTTTATAAGGTTGTAAGCCCAGAGATGTTCCGCGATTTTTATGCACAAATGCCATTTAACAATGCTTCATTTAAAAAATTAATGTCTACAATTCAAAATCCAGATAATTTAGGCCTCGTCCATCACTGTGCCGTAGGAAAAGATCGAACGGGAATTGGCGGTGCGCTCATTTTGCTCGCTTTAGATGTACCCGAGGAAACCATTATGCAAGACTATTTAGATACGAATATTTATTTACGCCCTATGGTAGAACGAATGGCACAGGCAATACAAAATACTTTTAATGACCAAGAGTTACAACAGTTCCATGCATTAATGTCAGCACGTGAGGATTATTTGCAAGCTGCCTTCGATGCTATAGATAGTCGTTATGGTTCGAAAACAGTGTTTTTAGAGCAAGAGTTTGGTTTAACAACAGAAAAACGCCAGCAATTACAAGAAAATTGCTTATGCTAA
- the ytvI gene encoding sporulation integral membrane protein YtvI: protein MNRTITRKLTIRTLAIICLLIALYFIIPVSVPIILAGVTAFLLEPIVMFFKRKWKMSRKIAVAFIYIVSVIFISIICYFTITQLMSQIISISKQAPYYISKLSEMWGHMQENISKYTEDFPTEVSASLQKTTTDFIEKVEESFLNFFNYTKVTTFFSQIPSLFISLLVYMIALFLFMLDLPKLKQSTYKFLKPTTEEKLKIITNRLKDAFFGFMKAQILVSFIIAGVTLVGLLLIQPKYVIVMTIIIWIIDVIPFLGSIIILAPWGTYHLLMGNTAIAIKLFVLAAILLIIRRTVEPKVMGAHIGLPPLPTLIAMFIGLQLFGVIGLLVGPFVIIFLFALKETGVIKFNFKI, encoded by the coding sequence ATGAATAGAACTATAACTCGAAAGTTGACTATACGAACTCTAGCGATTATATGCCTACTTATAGCCTTATATTTTATCATTCCTGTCTCCGTGCCAATTATTTTAGCAGGTGTTACAGCTTTTTTATTAGAACCCATTGTTATGTTTTTTAAACGAAAATGGAAAATGTCGCGAAAAATAGCTGTTGCTTTTATATACATAGTAAGTGTTATTTTTATTTCTATTATTTGTTACTTTACTATTACGCAACTAATGTCGCAAATTATTTCCATTTCAAAGCAAGCACCTTACTATATTTCTAAATTATCCGAGATGTGGGGTCATATGCAAGAGAATATTTCAAAATATACAGAAGACTTTCCAACTGAAGTGAGTGCTTCACTTCAAAAAACGACAACCGACTTCATTGAGAAAGTTGAAGAATCTTTTTTAAACTTCTTTAATTATACCAAAGTTACGACCTTCTTTTCACAAATTCCAAGCCTCTTTATAAGTCTTCTTGTTTATATGATCGCCCTATTTCTATTTATGCTAGATTTACCAAAATTAAAACAGTCAACTTACAAATTTTTAAAGCCTACAACTGAAGAGAAATTGAAAATTATTACTAATCGTTTAAAAGATGCATTTTTCGGTTTTATGAAGGCTCAGATTCTTGTTAGCTTTATTATAGCTGGGGTTACACTTGTAGGTTTACTACTTATTCAACCGAAATATGTGATAGTAATGACCATAATTATTTGGATTATTGATGTTATCCCGTTCCTTGGCTCAATTATTATTTTAGCACCTTGGGGAACTTATCACCTCCTGATGGGTAATACAGCGATTGCCATTAAGCTCTTTGTTCTTGCAGCTATTTTATTAATTATTCGCCGAACTGTCGAGCCTAAAGTAATGGGTGCACATATCGGCTTACCCCCTCTGCCAACATTAATCGCGATGTTTATCGGTTTGCAATTGTTTGGCGTCATCGGCTTACTCGTAGGACCATTTGTTATCATCTTCCTCTTCGCCTTAAAAGAAACAGGGGTTATCAAATTCAATTTCAAAATTTAA
- a CDS encoding glutathione peroxidase, with the protein MGIYNYLVKKPNGEILSMETFRGKTMLIVNTANQCDFTYQFEDLQKMYNKYDKENFVVLGFPCNQFGQQNPEDGVETTQLCQLNYGVTFPIFELVQVNGEETHPLFNYLKHEVDFREFGKANMQEKMLAEAIIQIAPSFLDGRNIRWNFTKFLVDNQGHTVERFEPTDSQLDIEQAIEKIL; encoded by the coding sequence ATGGGGATTTATAATTATTTAGTGAAAAAGCCCAATGGTGAAATTTTATCAATGGAGACATTTCGTGGAAAGACAATGTTAATCGTCAACACAGCCAACCAATGTGATTTTACATATCAATTTGAAGATTTACAAAAAATGTATAATAAATATGACAAGGAAAATTTCGTTGTTTTAGGTTTCCCATGTAATCAGTTTGGACAGCAGAACCCAGAAGATGGAGTTGAGACAACTCAACTTTGTCAACTTAACTACGGAGTAACTTTCCCGATTTTTGAACTAGTTCAGGTTAATGGAGAAGAGACACATCCGTTATTCAATTATTTAAAGCATGAAGTAGATTTTCGTGAATTCGGAAAGGCGAATATGCAGGAAAAGATGTTAGCTGAGGCTATTATCCAAATTGCACCTAGCTTTTTAGATGGACGTAACATTCGTTGGAACTTTACGAAATTTTTAGTAGATAATCAAGGTCATACAGTTGAGCGCTTTGAACCAACAGATTCACAATTAGATATTGAGCAAGCTATTGAAAAAATTTTATAA
- a CDS encoding putative RNA methyltransferase, which translates to MGALSKRAAGAALIDANIGLFACPICQESMQVYDQGRLTCSANHSFDIAKQGYVNMLTHSAASKYSKDLFESRKTIIDSGLYDPLEEKIAELIGEAKTVLDTGCGEGSHLARILSQKQGIGIGIDIAKEGILAAARHYPKQIWCVGDLAKSPFAKTSFDVILNILSPANYEEFKRLLTSNGCVVKVVPQSGYLQQLRSQLYADSAKETYSNEQTVERFRESFSNVTVERITYTVPLASVLVPALLEMTPMGWHKAQHAEVTVNEITIDVDVLVGRV; encoded by the coding sequence ATGGGAGCACTTTCTAAACGTGCTGCAGGAGCAGCGTTAATAGATGCAAATATCGGGTTATTTGCTTGTCCGATTTGTCAGGAGTCCATGCAGGTCTATGATCAAGGGAGGCTTACATGTTCAGCAAACCATTCCTTTGATATTGCTAAGCAAGGTTATGTAAATATGCTGACGCATAGTGCAGCTTCTAAATATAGTAAAGATCTTTTTGAATCCCGTAAAACGATTATTGATAGTGGTCTATATGATCCACTAGAGGAGAAAATAGCAGAACTAATAGGAGAAGCCAAAACAGTGCTTGATACAGGCTGTGGAGAGGGATCACATTTAGCCCGTATACTGTCGCAAAAACAAGGGATAGGCATTGGTATTGATATTGCAAAAGAGGGTATTCTTGCAGCTGCTCGGCATTATCCAAAGCAAATCTGGTGTGTTGGTGACTTAGCAAAGAGTCCATTTGCCAAGACAAGCTTTGATGTTATTTTAAATATTTTATCCCCAGCTAACTATGAAGAATTTAAACGATTGCTTACATCAAATGGATGTGTCGTAAAAGTGGTACCACAAAGTGGCTATTTGCAACAATTACGTTCACAACTTTATGCTGATTCTGCAAAAGAAACATACTCCAATGAGCAAACTGTAGAACGCTTTCGTGAAAGTTTTTCAAATGTCACAGTAGAGCGTATAACTTATACGGTGCCACTTGCTTCTGTGCTCGTTCCTGCACTGCTTGAAATGACGCCGATGGGCTGGCATAAGGCGCAGCATGCAGAAGTGACTGTAAATGAAATCACGATTGATGTCGATGTCCTAGTAGGTCGGGTCTAA
- a CDS encoding MATE family efflux transporter, producing MGNAIREKHSADQFSLFHLTWPIFLEVFLFMLMGLADTFMLSALSDNAVSGVGAANQYIHIAILILEVVGNGAAIVVSQYLGSKRLLEATKISALAITMNLIVGLIMSALFFLGSSHLMTMMNLKGDVLQYAQSYLVIIGSFIFLQAIINALAAIIRVHGWTKQTMYVSLGMNVVHVVLNYGLIFGNLGLPELGVKGAAISSIISRGLAVIVFAWLLYQVMEIRVKIEYYFTFSKEYVRKILNIGLPSAFEQVLYQFCQIVFLYYATYIGSETLAARQYAMNISMFTYLFAVAIGTGTAIIIGRYVGAGKKDEAYHQLWISVRSAFIFTILMVSVVTIFRKQLMSIFTDNAEIIAIGGSVLALSILLETGRTMNIVVINSLRASGDARFPVKIGFLSMVCMSLPLGYLFVFVLDWGLVGIWLAISADEWMRAIIVYFRWKSRKWERFAIVSPTEQKEAN from the coding sequence TTGGGAAATGCGATTAGAGAGAAACATTCGGCAGACCAATTTAGTCTATTTCATTTAACATGGCCGATTTTTTTAGAAGTTTTTTTATTTATGTTGATGGGATTAGCCGATACATTTATGTTAAGTGCCTTATCGGATAACGCTGTATCAGGTGTGGGCGCAGCAAATCAATACATTCATATTGCGATATTAATTCTTGAAGTGGTAGGCAATGGTGCTGCGATAGTTGTCTCGCAATATTTAGGTTCAAAAAGATTATTAGAGGCTACAAAGATTTCAGCGTTGGCAATTACGATGAACTTAATTGTTGGGCTGATTATGAGTGCTCTGTTTTTCTTAGGCTCAAGCCATTTAATGACGATGATGAATTTGAAGGGCGATGTCTTACAATATGCCCAAAGTTATTTAGTCATAATTGGTAGTTTTATTTTTTTACAAGCTATTATTAATGCATTAGCGGCTATTATTCGTGTACATGGTTGGACGAAGCAGACAATGTATGTATCACTCGGTATGAATGTCGTTCACGTCGTGTTAAACTACGGTTTGATTTTTGGTAATTTAGGATTGCCGGAATTGGGTGTGAAAGGGGCTGCGATTTCCTCCATTATTAGTCGTGGACTTGCGGTTATTGTATTTGCATGGCTGTTGTATCAGGTAATGGAGATACGTGTGAAAATCGAATACTATTTCACTTTTTCAAAAGAGTATGTTAGAAAAATTTTAAATATCGGGTTACCGTCTGCATTTGAGCAAGTGCTTTATCAATTTTGCCAAATTGTCTTCCTCTATTATGCAACTTATATAGGATCTGAAACGCTTGCAGCAAGACAATATGCAATGAATATTTCGATGTTTACGTATTTGTTTGCGGTTGCAATCGGTACGGGGACAGCTATTATTATTGGCCGCTATGTAGGCGCGGGTAAAAAAGATGAGGCTTATCATCAATTATGGATAAGCGTGCGCTCAGCTTTTATTTTTACAATACTAATGGTAAGTGTAGTGACGATTTTTAGAAAACAGTTAATGAGCATATTTACAGATAATGCAGAGATTATAGCCATTGGTGGGTCTGTATTAGCATTAAGTATTTTATTAGAAACAGGTCGTACGATGAATATCGTAGTTATTAATTCATTACGTGCTTCAGGCGATGCAAGATTTCCTGTGAAAATCGGCTTTTTATCGATGGTCTGCATGAGTTTGCCACTTGGCTATTTATTTGTATTTGTTTTAGATTGGGGACTAGTAGGGATATGGTTAGCTATTTCAGCAGATGAATGGATGCGTGCCATTATCGTATACTTTAGATGGAAAAGTCGAAAGTGGGAGCGTTTTGCAATTGTCTCACCTACTGAACAAAAGGAGGCGAATTAA
- a CDS encoding C40 family peptidase, translated as MGKRNKWRKSMVLALALAGGLLFNTVQPIEAHAEETSQHMIDKKAKIDAEVKSLEKELDQLQQEIDQKVKVFNQVQADIKEVDAGIVETEKRIEQRSTILSERMAAYQAQDNTVGVYLSVVLESKSFADLMDRVVAVKTLMDADQELVNQQEADKAKLEEQKATLDEKQKELQKQFQELQQKESEMEVKKAENQAKSLALKAQIATKQEEERLEAERKAAEEEAARLRALQAATPVVHVNNNNNNTNTSGKNNGGSKPQPIIVGSGSGTASSGDAISTAKQFLGRSYVWGGSNPTTGFDCSGLVQWSYKQAGVSLPRTASQQYLSTKRISASEARVGDLVFFSYGSGVAHVGIYLGNNTMIDAQNKGVVIESLDWWNQYLVGFGRIQ; from the coding sequence ATGGGTAAGCGTAATAAATGGCGTAAGTCGATGGTGCTAGCATTAGCACTTGCAGGCGGCCTATTATTTAATACAGTTCAACCGATTGAAGCACACGCTGAAGAAACGTCTCAGCATATGATAGATAAAAAAGCGAAAATTGATGCAGAAGTTAAAAGTTTAGAAAAAGAGTTAGACCAACTTCAACAAGAAATTGATCAAAAAGTTAAAGTATTTAACCAAGTACAAGCAGATATAAAAGAAGTAGATGCAGGTATTGTTGAAACTGAAAAACGTATTGAGCAACGTTCAACTATTTTAAGTGAGCGTATGGCTGCATACCAAGCACAAGATAACACAGTGGGTGTATACTTAAGCGTTGTTCTAGAATCGAAGAGCTTTGCAGATTTAATGGACCGTGTCGTAGCGGTAAAAACATTAATGGATGCTGACCAAGAGCTAGTAAATCAACAAGAAGCAGACAAAGCGAAATTAGAAGAACAAAAAGCAACATTAGACGAAAAACAAAAAGAGCTTCAAAAACAATTCCAAGAGCTTCAACAAAAAGAAAGCGAAATGGAAGTAAAAAAAGCTGAAAACCAAGCAAAATCACTTGCATTAAAGGCACAAATTGCAACGAAACAAGAAGAAGAGCGTCTTGAAGCAGAGCGTAAGGCAGCGGAAGAAGAAGCAGCTCGTTTACGTGCACTTCAAGCAGCTACACCTGTAGTTCATGTCAACAACAATAACAACAACACTAACACTAGCGGTAAAAATAACGGTGGTAGCAAACCTCAACCAATCATAGTTGGATCTGGTTCAGGTACTGCATCTTCAGGTGATGCTATTTCTACAGCGAAGCAATTCCTAGGTCGTTCATATGTTTGGGGTGGCAGTAATCCTACAACAGGCTTTGACTGCTCAGGTCTTGTACAATGGTCTTACAAGCAAGCTGGCGTATCATTACCTCGTACAGCATCACAACAATATTTATCAACAAAACGAATTTCAGCAAGTGAAGCTCGTGTTGGTGACTTAGTATTCTTCAGCTATGGCTCAGGCGTAGCGCATGTTGGTATTTACCTTGGTAATAACACAATGATTGATGCTCAAAATAAAGGGGTAGTCATTGAGTCACTTGATTGGTGGAACCAATATTTAGTAGGCTTCGGTCGTATTCAATAA
- a CDS encoding lysophospholipid acyltransferase family protein, with protein MYKFTANLVKLILKLSGSKARVYDEQNLPKDGGFIIACTHTGYVDILNLGVAVLPREIHFMAKKQLFDIKGLGWLINHLNAFPVDRDNPGPSVIKVPSQLLKEGKIVGIFPSGTRNSEGSDLKQGAITIAQLSKTQIVPAAYVGARNAGDVFKRGKGYLIYGEPFYVTGKGKEGREEFTLHLEHELIALTDELNKRIAADKK; from the coding sequence GTGTATAAATTTACGGCAAATCTTGTCAAATTGATATTAAAATTATCAGGTTCAAAAGCACGTGTATATGATGAGCAAAACTTACCGAAAGATGGTGGGTTTATTATTGCATGTACACATACAGGGTATGTGGATATATTAAACTTAGGTGTTGCAGTCTTGCCTCGTGAAATTCACTTTATGGCGAAAAAGCAATTGTTTGATATTAAGGGGCTTGGCTGGCTTATTAACCATTTAAACGCCTTTCCAGTTGACCGTGACAATCCAGGACCAAGTGTTATTAAAGTTCCATCGCAGTTGCTGAAGGAAGGGAAGATTGTTGGGATTTTCCCATCAGGTACTCGAAACTCAGAAGGATCTGATTTAAAGCAAGGTGCTATAACGATTGCACAGCTGTCTAAAACACAGATTGTTCCAGCTGCTTACGTTGGAGCGCGAAATGCTGGCGATGTGTTTAAGCGTGGGAAAGGTTATCTCATCTATGGTGAGCCGTTTTATGTAACAGGCAAAGGAAAAGAAGGGCGTGAGGAATTTACACTCCATCTTGAACACGAGCTTATAGCCTTAACAGACGAATTAAATAAACGAATTGCAGCGGATAAAAAATAA